The region GACGACGAGGAGGAGAACGAGGTCCGCAAGCTGCTCACCGGCCGCGTGGACGGCCAGGCACTGACGGCCGTGCTCTTCGCTCTGGTCGGCTGCGGTGTGTTCCTGACGATGCTGAAGAACGGCGGGGTGCTCTCCTTCGCCGTCATACTGTCCATCCTCCTCGCGGGCGCCGGGTACTGGTCGCGCAACCGCGGCGCCCCCGACCCCGACCCGCTGGCCGCCCAGGCCGTCGCCGACGCCCCACCGGAGGCCAAGGCGCCCCCGGTCCCGTCCGCCTATCCCTCCTGGTGGCGCGACCCCATCGTCAAGGACGGCACCCACGTCGGCGGTACGGGCTATCTGTGGGGCCCTCCCGACATCCGCGACCGGGACATCGCGGCAGCGGTCAACATCACCCACGGCAACCACGGGGGACCGCACCCGGGCATACGGACCTCCTGGCCCAGCCAGCCGAAGCCGCGCGGCCCACGCTGGATCGGCGGCTGGATATTTCTGCTCGCCCTCCTCGCCGGTTTCCTCGGCACGGCCGCGAGATGGGACGACGAGGCACTCGCCACCAGCTTGCAGACCGGCCTGGCCTGCGCTCTCATCGTGTTCGGTGTCGGCATCGCGGTCAGCGCGTTCCTCGGCCGTACGGGAGCCGGCTCGATCTTCCTGGCGATCATCACGGCGGCCCTGCTCGCAGGCTCGGCCGCACTGCCCAAGGACGTCAGTACGCACTGGGTGCGCACGGAGTGGACACCGGCCGCGGTGGCGGACGTACGGCCGAGGTACGACCTCGGTACGGGTGTCGCCACGCTGGACCTGACCGGACTGCGCCTCACCAGCGGGCAGACGGTGACGACCGCGGTCGAGGTGGGCGTGGGCAGGATCGAGGTGATCGTGCCGAAGGGTGTGACGGTGGAGGCGGAGATCAAGGTGGGCATAGGTGACATCCAGTTGCCAGGCGAAGGAAAGCAGGACGTGGACGTGGCACCCGGCAAGCACCAACAGGTCACGCTGTCGCCGGCCGGCGGCGGCAACGCTGGCACGGTCGACCTGGACCTCGGAGTCGGCGTGGGACAGGCGGAGGTGACCCGTGCCTCGTCATGAGTTCCAACCCGGAAAGCTGATCGCCGGCCTCTTCGTCACCGTCGCCGGTATCACCTACCTGGGCGACGCGGGCGACGCCTGGGAGACACCCTGGTTCGCGGTGATCCCGCTCCTGGTGTTCGGTCTGGCCCTGGCAGGCGCGGTGGCCCTGCTGACCGGGGCGATACGCCGCCGCCGGACATCCCGCCACGCGGCGACGCTCACCGACGACAACAGAACGGAGACGGCAGAACCTGGGTGAAGGCTGCCGGAGATGCCCAACCGACTGGCCGCCCACCGCACCGGCGGCGGGCACCCGACCACGCGCACCGGCTCTCAACCACCCGCTGCGCTACCGATAGCCGCCGGACCGCTGCCGCCGTCGCGACCGCAGGGCGGCGTCCACGGAGAAGACGGACGCGCCGGCGAGGACCAGGGGAAGCCAGGCCATCAGATAGGGGAGGTCATTGCCGTAGTAGTACGGGGTGGAGGCCCAGCTCACGGTCAGCCAGAGGCTGAGCGAGATCAGTGCTCCGCCGACCGCCGCCAGCCGGGCCAGCAGCCCCAGCAGCGTGCCGATACCGACGGCCAGCTCGCCGAAGGCGATGGCGTAGCCGAAGC is a window of Streptomyces sp. B21-083 DNA encoding:
- a CDS encoding DoxX family membrane protein, with protein sequence MTHSTRTDTHSPYLDGDRDWRDTATRYALLPLRVFLGVTFIYAGLDKLTTSSFFADSGSGSVGDLMRSVRDSSAIPALVDLALKSPAGFGYAIAFGELAVGIGTLLGLLARLAAVGGALISLSLWLTVSWASTPYYYGNDLPYLMAWLPLVLAGASVFSVDAALRSRRRQRSGGYR
- a CDS encoding PspC domain-containing protein — encoded protein: MTDHAHAATGPGPGSGPRPTPGAGPQDAAPAAATPPTEKGEPRAPEHADTDEQLPVRFRRDRRQKTLGGVCAGLGRTCDMDPVIFRITLAVLSATGGIGLIFYGFAWLFVPYDDEEENEVRKLLTGRVDGQALTAVLFALVGCGVFLTMLKNGGVLSFAVILSILLAGAGYWSRNRGAPDPDPLAAQAVADAPPEAKAPPVPSAYPSWWRDPIVKDGTHVGGTGYLWGPPDIRDRDIAAAVNITHGNHGGPHPGIRTSWPSQPKPRGPRWIGGWIFLLALLAGFLGTAARWDDEALATSLQTGLACALIVFGVGIAVSAFLGRTGAGSIFLAIITAALLAGSAALPKDVSTHWVRTEWTPAAVADVRPRYDLGTGVATLDLTGLRLTSGQTVTTAVEVGVGRIEVIVPKGVTVEAEIKVGIGDIQLPGEGKQDVDVAPGKHQQVTLSPAGGGNAGTVDLDLGVGVGQAEVTRASS